From the genome of Patescibacteria group bacterium, one region includes:
- a CDS encoding alpha/beta fold hydrolase: MKKQVIVIHGANSFDSYDEYINYLKNREVTVESFLSWRGWKDNLADELGSDFEVFAPRMPNKDNAKYAEWKIWFERIFPYIQEDVVLVGHSMGGIFLVKYLSENNFPKKIKKLILVAAPHSGSDKIGSFALNQTLDGVSEQCEDIHLHQSEDDLLVPYKEVEYYRRDLPNAKIHTYKDRGHFHQEHFPEIVEEIKK; this comes from the coding sequence ATGAAAAAACAAGTTATTGTTATACATGGGGCAAATTCATTTGATTCTTATGATGAATATATTAATTATCTAAAAAATAGAGAAGTGACTGTTGAGTCATTTTTATCATGGAGAGGATGGAAGGATAATTTGGCAGATGAATTGGGAAGTGATTTTGAAGTATTTGCTCCTCGTATGCCGAATAAAGACAATGCTAAATATGCGGAGTGGAAAATATGGTTTGAGAGAATATTCCCTTATATTCAAGAAGATGTTGTTCTCGTTGGACATTCTATGGGAGGTATATTTTTAGTTAAGTATTTGTCTGAAAATAATTTTCCCAAAAAAATAAAAAAACTTATTCTTGTAGCAGCTCCGCACTCAGGTTCTGATAAAATAGGAAGTTTTGCATTAAATCAGACATTGGACGGTGTTTCTGAGCAGTGCGAAGATATTCACTTACATCAAAGTGAGGATGATTTATTAGTGCCATATAAAGAAGTCGAATATTACAGGAGAGATTTACCAAATGCCAAGATACATACATACAAAGACCGAGGTCATTTTCATCAAGAGCATTTTCCCGAGATAGTTGAGGAAATAAAAAAATAA